A single region of the Kocuria rosea genome encodes:
- a CDS encoding DUF6807 family protein, with protein MQTQTVSAPAARTAPEGPVRVCLVGIGGFGGRHLANIRRLEEEGRVRLVAAVDRRVDDDGVLGPDVPMFGDLAQLEDAGPDVDVVVVSTPIDTHFDLALAALRMGADVLLEKPPVASLDQFDRLLEAAGAADRLVQVGFQSLGSHSLEVVERLLASGEIGRLRAVGATGLWSRDTDYFTRSPWAGRRRIGGVDVVDGVVTNPLAHAVMTALHLAGARTREDVAELSTELYRANAIESDDTSVVRVRTAAGIPVTCALTLCAAEQQDPFITVEGTEGQAVLHYTQDRLTVTGPEGTRVVESGRTNLLENLIDARARGTALLCPLVATGAFVRVLDAVRTAPDPVPIAPEHVRWHQEDGTAPRAVLDGIEDWAARAVRAQSDFAGLGAPWAQPAATSGSVLLGEREVAQVRTGEDVAPTSSPRPFLHPVRTLGGVVLTDQQPLDHVWHLGVGTALQDVDGLNFWGGRTYTREAQRYVWREDHGRVLRVAAHHADDRLDEELAWTGPDGAAVLTEERRWTFRPVHERAWELGLRFRLSPAGDHPVRLGSPGSNGRAGGGYGGFFWRLPACTDADVFTADAAGEQAVHGSTSPWLAFSAEFAGRPATLVLRRGDDSADPWFVRHAGYPGVGLALAWDAPVTTTTDRPVEREVRVLVVDGRLDTPRVEALLGDAARGRTA; from the coding sequence GTGCAGACCCAGACCGTGTCCGCCCCCGCCGCCCGCACCGCGCCGGAGGGACCCGTGCGCGTCTGCCTGGTGGGGATCGGCGGCTTCGGCGGACGCCACCTCGCGAACATCCGCCGGCTCGAGGAGGAGGGCCGTGTCCGCCTGGTGGCGGCCGTCGACCGGCGGGTCGACGACGACGGGGTGCTCGGACCGGACGTGCCCATGTTCGGCGACCTGGCGCAGCTGGAGGACGCCGGCCCGGACGTGGACGTCGTGGTGGTCTCCACCCCCATCGACACCCACTTCGACCTCGCCCTGGCCGCCCTCCGGATGGGGGCCGACGTCCTGCTCGAGAAGCCCCCCGTGGCCAGCCTCGACCAGTTCGACCGCCTCCTCGAGGCCGCCGGGGCGGCGGACCGGCTCGTCCAGGTGGGCTTCCAGAGCCTGGGCTCCCACTCCCTGGAGGTCGTCGAGCGACTGCTCGCCAGCGGGGAGATCGGGCGGCTGCGCGCGGTGGGCGCCACGGGGCTGTGGTCCCGGGACACCGACTACTTCACCCGGTCCCCGTGGGCCGGGCGGCGCCGCATCGGCGGGGTGGACGTGGTGGACGGCGTGGTCACCAACCCGCTGGCCCACGCGGTGATGACCGCCCTGCACCTCGCCGGTGCCCGCACCCGCGAGGACGTCGCCGAGCTGAGCACCGAGCTCTACCGCGCCAACGCCATCGAGTCCGACGACACCTCGGTGGTCCGGGTGCGCACCGCGGCCGGGATCCCGGTCACGTGTGCCCTGACCCTGTGCGCCGCCGAGCAGCAGGACCCGTTCATCACCGTGGAGGGCACGGAGGGGCAGGCCGTCCTGCACTACACCCAGGACCGGCTGACCGTCACGGGCCCGGAGGGGACGCGGGTTGTCGAGTCCGGGCGCACGAACCTGCTCGAGAACCTGATCGACGCCCGGGCCCGGGGCACCGCGCTGCTGTGCCCGCTGGTCGCCACGGGGGCCTTCGTGCGGGTGCTGGACGCCGTCCGCACCGCCCCGGACCCCGTCCCGATCGCCCCCGAGCACGTCCGCTGGCACCAGGAGGACGGGACGGCGCCGCGCGCCGTCCTCGACGGGATCGAGGACTGGGCGGCGCGGGCGGTCAGGGCGCAGTCGGACTTCGCCGGCCTGGGCGCCCCCTGGGCGCAACCCGCCGCCACGAGCGGGAGCGTGCTCCTCGGCGAGCGCGAGGTGGCGCAGGTCCGCACGGGCGAGGACGTCGCCCCGACCTCCTCCCCCCGCCCGTTCCTGCACCCCGTGCGGACCCTCGGCGGCGTCGTCCTCACGGACCAGCAGCCCCTGGACCACGTCTGGCACCTGGGGGTCGGCACGGCGCTCCAGGACGTGGACGGCCTCAACTTCTGGGGCGGGCGCACCTACACCCGGGAGGCGCAGCGCTACGTGTGGCGGGAGGACCACGGCCGCGTGCTCCGGGTCGCGGCGCACCACGCCGACGACCGCCTCGACGAGGAGCTCGCCTGGACGGGCCCGGACGGCGCCGCGGTGCTGACCGAGGAGCGCCGCTGGACGTTCCGGCCCGTGCACGAGCGCGCCTGGGAGCTCGGCCTGCGCTTCCGCCTCTCCCCCGCCGGCGACCACCCGGTGCGGCTCGGCAGCCCCGGCTCCAACGGGCGGGCCGGCGGCGGCTACGGAGGATTCTTCTGGCGGCTCCCCGCCTGCACCGACGCGGACGTGTTCACCGCGGACGCGGCGGGCGAGCAGGCCGTGCACGGCAGCACCTCCCCGTGGCTCGCCTTCTCCGCCGAGTTCGCGGGGCGCCCCGCGACCCTCGTCCTGCGGCGCGGCGACGACTCGGCCGACCCCTGGTTCGTCCGGCACGCCGGGTACCCGGGGGTGGGCCTCGCCCTGGCCTGGGACGCGCCCGTCACGACGACGACGGACCGGCCGGTCGAGCGGGAGGTGCGCGTGCTCGTCGTCGACGGCCGTCTCGACACCCCCCGGGTGGAGGCCCTGCTCGGGGACGCGGCCCGGGGCCGGACCGCGTGA
- a CDS encoding M24 family metallopeptidase: MSAPERAEKRRRVLRVLDAHGVDAVLLQSHSAVSWYLDGARVHVSLAGPPVAAVLVHRDGDEVVTSANEAARLVAEELPKGVRLHEVPWHGSLAAPEDWFPGARAMAVAAEECVAAPLRAARASLLPGEAERYARLCRDAAAVLTGALTRATPRTTERELAAELTAGLVRAGAEPLVVLCGGADRLPHRHPLPTAGPLGRRAMAVVCARRGGLIANATRWVRFGPAEPAETDAEARIAEVEADVLDALRPGLPLADLLPVLRHAYPRHGFDAEEWTRHHQGGPAGYAGRDPRLAPGVPDLVHEHQAFTWNPSAPGTKIEDTVLLGPGGVVPLSVDPRWPVVRVRGRDRPAVLER; encoded by the coding sequence GTGAGCGCCCCGGAGCGGGCGGAGAAGCGCCGGCGGGTCCTGCGGGTGCTGGACGCACACGGGGTGGACGCCGTGCTGCTGCAGAGCCACTCCGCCGTGTCCTGGTACCTCGACGGCGCGCGCGTGCACGTCTCGCTCGCCGGTCCGCCGGTGGCCGCGGTCCTGGTGCACCGGGACGGCGACGAGGTCGTGACCTCCGCCAACGAGGCCGCCCGCCTGGTGGCCGAGGAGCTGCCCAAGGGCGTCCGGCTGCACGAGGTGCCCTGGCACGGGTCCCTCGCGGCACCGGAGGACTGGTTCCCCGGGGCGCGCGCGATGGCCGTGGCCGCCGAGGAGTGCGTCGCCGCACCGCTGCGGGCGGCGCGGGCCTCCCTGCTCCCGGGCGAGGCAGAGCGCTACGCGCGGCTGTGCCGGGACGCCGCGGCGGTGCTGACCGGGGCGCTGACCCGGGCGACCCCGCGCACCACCGAGCGGGAGCTCGCGGCCGAGCTGACCGCCGGCCTGGTGCGCGCAGGCGCGGAGCCCCTCGTGGTGCTGTGCGGGGGCGCCGACCGCCTGCCCCACCGCCACCCCCTGCCGACCGCCGGACCGCTGGGGCGGCGCGCGATGGCGGTCGTCTGCGCCCGCCGCGGCGGACTCATCGCCAACGCGACCCGATGGGTGCGCTTCGGCCCGGCCGAGCCCGCCGAGACGGACGCGGAGGCGAGGATCGCGGAGGTCGAGGCCGACGTCCTCGACGCGCTGCGCCCGGGGCTGCCCCTCGCCGACCTGCTGCCGGTGCTCCGGCACGCCTATCCGCGCCACGGCTTCGACGCCGAGGAGTGGACCCGCCACCACCAGGGCGGGCCCGCCGGGTACGCCGGGCGGGACCCGCGGCTCGCCCCGGGGGTGCCGGACCTCGTGCACGAGCACCAGGCCTTCACGTGGAACCCGTCCGCGCCGGGCACGAAGATCGAGGACACGGTGCTGCTGGGTCCCGGCGGCGTCGTGCCCCTGTCCGTGGACCCGCGCTGGCCCGTGGTCCGGGTCCGGGGCCGGGACCGCCCGGCCGTGCTGGAGCGCTGA
- a CDS encoding mandelate racemase/muconate lactonizing enzyme family protein — MSIAALHTELITARLPRSWGPEAPQNHVVAVTVVADDGATGTGFSWTPTIGATAVKALLDDDLAGFVRGRTENPEALWDDAWKHLHEGGTGLTGVALAGVDLALWDLRARRAGVSITALLGRRQESVAVYGSGVNLHYTLEELQAQVRRWVAAGFGAVKIKVGRADLREDVERVAAVRELLGPHRGLMVDANQRWDLPTARRALDALAEFGPSWLEEPLRADDLEGYRQLRRFSRVPIALGENLHNVYRFRDFIAAGAVDVVQPNIVRVGGITPFRRIVELARTHSVGVAPHLLPDLSGQLALTLAEPTTVEVVEDAGFADLGILDGPSPVRVTGSRLETRDLPGLGLVLQQQALPALDGARP, encoded by the coding sequence ATGAGCATCGCCGCCCTGCACACGGAGCTCATCACGGCTCGGCTGCCGCGCAGCTGGGGGCCGGAGGCCCCGCAGAACCACGTCGTGGCCGTCACGGTCGTGGCCGACGACGGCGCCACCGGCACCGGCTTCTCCTGGACCCCGACGATCGGGGCGACGGCCGTGAAGGCGCTCCTCGACGACGACCTCGCGGGCTTCGTGCGCGGGCGCACCGAGAACCCCGAGGCCCTCTGGGACGACGCCTGGAAGCACCTGCACGAGGGTGGCACCGGGCTGACCGGGGTGGCGCTCGCGGGCGTGGACCTCGCGCTGTGGGACCTGCGGGCGCGCCGGGCCGGGGTCTCGATCACCGCGCTGCTGGGCCGGCGGCAGGAGAGCGTGGCCGTCTACGGCTCCGGCGTGAACCTGCACTACACCCTGGAGGAGCTGCAGGCGCAGGTGCGCCGGTGGGTCGCCGCCGGCTTCGGCGCGGTCAAGATCAAGGTGGGCAGGGCCGACCTGCGCGAGGACGTGGAACGCGTGGCCGCCGTCCGGGAGCTGCTCGGCCCGCACCGCGGGCTCATGGTCGACGCCAACCAGCGGTGGGACCTGCCCACGGCGCGCCGGGCCCTGGACGCTCTCGCCGAGTTCGGGCCGTCGTGGCTGGAGGAGCCGCTGCGCGCCGACGACCTCGAGGGCTACCGGCAGCTGCGCCGGTTCAGCCGGGTCCCCATCGCCCTGGGGGAGAACCTGCACAACGTCTACCGCTTCCGGGACTTCATCGCGGCCGGCGCCGTGGACGTCGTCCAGCCGAACATCGTCCGGGTGGGCGGCATCACGCCGTTCCGGCGGATCGTGGAGCTCGCGCGCACGCACAGCGTGGGGGTCGCCCCGCACCTGCTGCCGGACCTCTCCGGGCAGCTGGCCCTGACCCTCGCCGAGCCCACCACGGTCGAGGTCGTGGAGGACGCCGGGTTCGCGGACCTCGGCATCCTGGACGGGCCGTCCCCGGTCCGGGTGACCGGCTCGCGGCTGGAGACCCGGGACCTGCCCGGTCTCGGCCTGGTCCTGCAGCAGCAGGCGCTGCCCGCCCTGGACGGTGCGCGTCCCTGA
- a CDS encoding NAD-dependent epimerase/dehydratase family protein — MSRVLVTGGAGRLGRSVVAGLAEAGYDVLSVDRSLPADPAGSHPAVEHRGAELTDPDAVHALMRAVRPDAVINLAAIAVPFSAPEHVILQTNAVIAHNVAGAATEAGVRRIVMASSPTVLGYGSPAGWLPPAFPLTEETPPRPWHAYGLSKHVAEQVAQMFAAARGEAVRYASFRPCYVIAPEEWEGAPTQQGHTVRERLDDPALAAPALFNYVDARDVTAFLEALLERMGAIRNGDTFLVGAADALARRPLAELLPEFVPGSEQLAAGLTGTAPAFSIDKARRVLDWEPARSWRTELREEPVAAAAGEPAGAGRHGKDTA, encoded by the coding sequence ATGAGCCGCGTCCTCGTCACCGGCGGCGCGGGCCGGCTCGGCCGCAGCGTGGTCGCCGGGCTGGCGGAGGCCGGCTACGACGTCCTCAGCGTCGACCGGTCCCTGCCCGCGGACCCCGCCGGCTCCCACCCCGCCGTGGAGCACCGAGGCGCGGAGCTCACCGACCCGGACGCCGTGCACGCGCTGATGCGCGCGGTCCGCCCGGACGCCGTGATCAACCTGGCGGCCATCGCCGTCCCGTTCAGCGCCCCCGAGCACGTCATCCTGCAGACCAACGCGGTGATCGCGCACAACGTGGCCGGCGCGGCGACCGAGGCCGGGGTGCGACGGATCGTCATGGCCAGCAGCCCCACGGTGCTGGGCTACGGCTCCCCGGCGGGCTGGTTGCCGCCCGCGTTCCCGCTCACGGAGGAGACCCCTCCCCGGCCGTGGCACGCCTACGGGCTGTCCAAGCACGTGGCGGAGCAGGTGGCACAGATGTTCGCCGCCGCCCGGGGCGAGGCCGTGCGCTACGCGTCCTTCCGCCCCTGCTACGTGATCGCCCCCGAGGAGTGGGAGGGCGCCCCCACGCAGCAGGGCCACACCGTGCGGGAGCGGCTCGACGACCCCGCGCTCGCCGCGCCGGCGCTGTTCAACTACGTGGACGCCCGGGACGTCACGGCCTTCCTGGAGGCGCTGCTGGAACGGATGGGCGCGATCCGCAACGGCGACACCTTCCTGGTGGGCGCCGCCGACGCCCTGGCCCGGCGCCCGCTCGCGGAGCTGCTGCCCGAGTTCGTCCCGGGCAGCGAGCAGCTCGCCGCGGGGCTGACCGGGACGGCCCCCGCCTTCAGCATCGACAAGGCCCGCCGGGTCCTGGACTGGGAGCCGGCGCGCAGCTGGCGCACCGAGCTCCGGGAGGAGCCCGTGGCCGCCGCGGCCGGGGAGCCCGCGGGCGCCGGCCGGCACGGGAAGGACACCGCATGA
- a CDS encoding Gfo/Idh/MocA family protein, whose protein sequence is MDSAEHSGTDGTARQGRRTRYVLVGTGNRCEMYLRSLLDDHADVAELVAVGDTNPGRAEHYRRLAEETSGVRIGVLDPAELTRTIREQGIDRVIITTPDLTHADYICQTLRAGADAVVEKPLTVDAEGCRRITAAVDETGRHVVVTFNYRYSPRNTALKDVVQSGAIGTVTSVDFSWMLDTVHGADYFRRWHRQKENSGGLLVHKSSHHFDLVNWWLADTPERVFASGGLRFYGRDNAEARARAGAPARDADGGDPFALDLRTDERLSRLYLDHQHHDGYRRDQDVFSDGISIEDNLALVVDYARGATLSYSLNAHSPWEGYRVAVNGTEGRAELEVVERAAVLPASGGSPVDPSVTVGPHRGGARSRGERLTVQRHWGAAEEVVISNGAGSHGGGDRLLLADVFRGPGEDPYGRPSGYRDGVAAVAVGIAGNRSLESGLPVRIAELDLGATSGASRSEVPA, encoded by the coding sequence ATGGACAGCGCAGAGCACAGCGGCACGGACGGCACGGCACGGCAGGGGAGGCGGACCCGGTACGTCCTGGTCGGCACCGGCAACCGGTGCGAGATGTACCTCCGCTCCCTGCTGGACGACCACGCCGACGTCGCCGAGCTGGTGGCGGTGGGCGACACCAACCCCGGGCGGGCCGAGCACTACCGCCGGCTCGCCGAGGAGACCTCGGGCGTCCGGATCGGCGTCCTGGACCCCGCGGAGCTCACCCGGACGATCCGCGAGCAGGGGATCGACCGGGTCATCATCACCACCCCCGACCTCACCCACGCCGACTACATCTGTCAGACGCTGCGCGCCGGGGCGGACGCCGTCGTCGAGAAGCCCCTGACCGTGGACGCCGAGGGCTGCCGCCGGATCACCGCGGCCGTCGACGAGACCGGCCGCCACGTGGTGGTCACCTTCAACTACCGGTACTCCCCGCGCAACACCGCCCTCAAGGACGTCGTGCAGTCCGGGGCGATCGGAACGGTCACCTCCGTGGACTTCAGCTGGATGCTCGACACCGTGCACGGCGCCGACTACTTCCGCCGCTGGCACCGGCAGAAGGAGAACTCCGGCGGGCTGCTGGTGCACAAGTCCTCCCACCACTTCGACCTCGTCAACTGGTGGCTGGCCGACACCCCGGAGCGGGTCTTCGCCTCGGGCGGGCTGCGGTTCTACGGCCGGGACAACGCCGAGGCCCGGGCGCGCGCGGGCGCCCCCGCACGGGACGCCGACGGGGGCGACCCCTTCGCCCTGGACCTGCGCACCGACGAGCGGCTGAGCCGGCTCTACCTCGACCACCAGCACCACGACGGGTACCGCCGGGACCAGGACGTGTTCTCCGACGGGATCAGCATCGAGGACAACCTGGCCCTCGTGGTCGACTACGCCCGCGGCGCCACCCTCTCCTATTCCCTCAACGCCCACTCCCCGTGGGAGGGGTACCGGGTGGCCGTCAACGGCACCGAGGGCCGGGCCGAGCTGGAGGTCGTCGAACGGGCGGCGGTCCTGCCGGCGAGCGGCGGCTCCCCGGTGGACCCCTCGGTCACGGTGGGCCCCCACCGGGGCGGTGCCCGCAGCCGCGGCGAGCGCCTGACCGTCCAGCGCCACTGGGGCGCCGCCGAGGAGGTCGTCATCAGCAACGGGGCGGGCAGCCACGGCGGCGGGGACCGGCTGCTGCTGGCCGACGTCTTCCGCGGCCCCGGCGAGGACCCGTACGGGCGGCCCTCCGGCTACCGGGACGGCGTGGCGGCGGTGGCCGTGGGCATCGCCGGCAACCGCTCCCTCGAGTCCGGGCTGCCCGTCCGGATCGCCGAGCTGGACCTGGGGGCGACCTCCGGGGCGAGCCGGAGCGAGGTCCCGGCATGA